In one window of Gossypium hirsutum isolate 1008001.06 chromosome A01, Gossypium_hirsutum_v2.1, whole genome shotgun sequence DNA:
- the LOC107905330 gene encoding uncharacterized protein isoform X1: MKRELDYGLDGSLGQTREAVTQSQTQASSSSSYKRVNNTQVNGYIVYTRVKKSRINCRISENSDSEKLEVFNKPINGVKVSLIDEDQENKTLADTSGVNNNLNEGRSRNGNVAGDKVVVENVIDESLVVRDIVKGGPLIEALVEESHTIGENAIVGNLVVEAIGIDGRRVVQSSQSMDELETYLVEKRGFDSSDGDDDDLLLKTLRRPKKSFLRPKVETEESLVCEEQNVENVLVSTFGGEEAAEESGLTTPRKNLELKMSKKISLNKCPMTVKELFDTGLLDGVPVVYMGTISSKTAGLRGIITDGGILCSCSLCKGRRVVPPSQFEIHACKQYKRAAQYICFENGKSLLEVLRACRRGPLHTLEATIQNIIRAVPEQKCFTCRRCKGSFPVIHVGQVGPLCNSCVELKKSQCITMSSLSVGTRSQEPVSMLQSFVSSPLSISPQNRSQRKKASKSSELDLTSNSPQCSSSSISSQNRRPWKTTRKLTKPGLFTKSLKSAPVHISSQDKGHWRTKKKAVKPVLMSKTFKGASSPIFSPYGSQWKKTTKDQQLHKLVFEEDGLPDGTEVAYYARGQRLLEGYKKGFGIICRCCNCEVSPSQFEAHAGWASRRKPYAHIYTSNGVSLHELAISLSKGRLYSAKDNDVACIICADGGNLLLCDGCPRAFHKECASLPTIPHGRWYCKYCQNMFMREKCAEHNANAAAAGRILGVDAIEQITSRCIRIVKNIEAELSGCALCRACDFSKSGFGPRTVILCDQCEKEYHIGCLKTHKMADLREIPKGKWFCCSDCGRIHSTLQKLLIHGAERLPDSLLDVLKKKYVEKGLDADINIDVRWRLLSGKFASPETRLLLSQAVGIFHECFNPIVDAATGRDLIPCMVYGRNLKGQEYGGMYCAVLTINSFVVSAGIIRVFGQEIAEIPLVATSIANHGKGYFQLLFSCIEKLLAFLNVKNIVLPAAEEAESIWTDKFGFKKLRPDQLSEYRKSCCQMVIFQGTSMLQKEVPTDQLVSSIERTELYKHMNQGRSYFLE, encoded by the exons ATGAAGCGAGAGTTGGATTACGGATTGGATGGCTCACTCGGTCAAACTCGGGAGGCAGTGACTCAGTCTCAAACTCAGGCGAGTTCTAGTAGTAGTTATAAAAGAGTTAATAATACTCAAGTGAATGGTTACATTGTATACACTCGAGTTAAAAAGTCGAGAATTAATTGCCGTATTTCTGAGAATTCAGATAGCGAAAAGCTCGAGGTCTTTAATAAACCGATAAATGGTGTTAAAGTGTCTTTAATTGACGAGGATCAGGAGAATAAAACATTGGCTGACACAAGTGGTGTAAACAATAATTTGAATGAAGGTAGATCGAGAAATGGAAATGTAGCAGGGGATAAGGTGGTAGTAGAAAATGTGATTGATGAGAGCTTAGTTGTTCGAGATATTGTCAAAGGGGGTCCACTTATAGAGGCTTTGGTTGAAGAAAGCCATACTATTGGAGAAAATGCCATCGTAGGGAACCTGGTAGTTGAGGCAATTGGAATAGATGGTAGGCGTGTTGTTCAATCTAGTCAGTCTATGGATGAGCTCGAGACTTATTTGGTAGAGAAAAGAGGTTTTGACAGTAGTGACGGTGATGATGATGATTTACTCTTGAAGACCCTGAGGCGGCCCAAGAAATCGTTTTTGAGACCAAAGGTTGAAACAGAAGAAAGTTTGGTGTGCGAAGAGCAGAATGTTGAAAATGTGTTAGTTTCAACTTTTGGTGGAGAAGAAGCAGCTGAAGAAAGTGGATTGACGACTCCTAGGAAGAATTTGGagttgaaaatgtcaaaaaagatCTCACTTAATAAGTGCCCAATGACTGTTAAAGAGCTCTTTGACACTGGTTTACTTGATGGGGTTCCAGTAGTTTACATGGGTACAATTAGTAGTAAG ACAGCTGGTCTTCGGGGCATCATTACCGATGGAGGAATTTTGTGTTCATGTTCCTTGTGTAAAGGGCGCAGA GTTGTTCCACCTTCCCAATTTGAGATTCATGCTTGTAAACAATACAAACGAGCAGCTCAATATATCTGCTTTGAAAATGGGAAGAGCTTGCTTGAGGTATTGCGGGCATGCAGGAGAGGACCTCTGCATACATTAGAAGcaacaattcaaaatatcattagAGCTGTACCTGAGCAAAAATGTTTCACTTGTAGAAGATGCAAAG GATCATTTCCTGTAATACATGTTGGCCAAGTAGGACCGCTTTGCAATTCATGTGTGGAGTTGAAGAAATCTCAGTGCATTACAATGAGTTCACTCAGTGTTGGAACCAG ATCACAAGAACCTGTTTCAATGTTGCAGTCCTTTGTAAGTTCACCATTGAGTATCTCTCCACAAAATAGAAGTCAAAGGAAGAAAGCAAGCAA GTCATCGGAGCTAGATTTGACATCAAATTCACCTCAGTGTTCTTCATCATCTATTTCTTCACAAAATAGACGTCCATGGAAGACAACAAGAAA GTTAACAAAGCCAGGGTTATTCACAAAGTCCCTGAAGAGTGCTCCAGTGCATATTTCCTCACAAGATAAGGGCCATTGGAGAACAAAAAAGAA GGCGGTGAAACCAGTTTTGATGTCAAAGACATTCAAAGGTGCCTCATCACCAATTTTTTCTCCCTATGGAAGTCAATGGAAGAAGACGACAAA GGATCAGCAATTGCATAAGTTGGTATTCGAGGAAGATGGACTGCCTGATGGGACTGAAGTTGCATACTATGCCCGTGGACAG AGATTGCTTGAGGGTTACAAAAAGGGCTTTGGGATAATTTGTCGTTGTTGCAATTGTGAG GTTAGCCCCTCACAGTTTGAAGCTCATGCTGGTTGGGCTTCTCGTCGGAAACC CTATGCACACATCTACACGTCTAATGGGGTGTCTCTGCATGAACTGGCAATATCTCTCTCAAAAGGACGCCTTTATTCTGCAAAGGATAATGACGTTGCATGCATCATTTGTGCTGATGGTGGAAATCTTTTGCTTTGCGATGGATGCCCAAGGGCGTTTCATAAAG AATGCGCTTCTCTGCCAACAATTCCTCATGGTCGCTGGTACTGCAAATATTGCCAGAACATGTTTATGAGAGAAAAATGTGCAGAGCATAATGCTAATGCTGCTGCTGCTGGAAGAATTTTAGGAGTTGATGCTATAGAACAAATAACCAGCAGATGCATTCGAATTGTGAAAAACATTGAGGCAGAACTTAGTGGATGCGCATTATGCAG gGCATGTGATTTTAGCAAATCAGGATTTGGTCCTCGGACAGTTATACTTTGTGATCAG TGTGAGAAAGAATATCATATTGGCTGTTTGAAGACTCATAAAATGGCTGATCTAAGG GAAATACCGAAAGGGAAGTGGTTTTGCTGCTCAGATTGCGGTAGGATCCATTCTACACTACAGAAGTTGCTCATTCATGGAGCTGAAAGGCTCCCTGACTCCCTTTTGGATGTAttaaagaagaaatatgtggAAAAAGGTTTAGATGCTGATATCAATATTGATGTGAGATGGAGGCTTCTTAGCGGCAAATTCGCTTCTCCTGAAACTAGATTGTTGCTTTCTCAAGCAGTTGGTATCTTCCAT GAATGTTTCAACCCCATAGTTGATGCAGcaactgggagggaccttatccCGTGCATGGTTTATGG AAGGAACTTAAAAGGCCAAGAATATGGAGGAATGTATTGTGCTGTATTGACAATTAA CTCATTCGTTGTATCAGCTGGAATAATTCGAGTTTTTGGGCAAGAAATTGCTGAAATTCCTTTAGTTGCTACAAGCATTGCTAACCATGGAAAG GGATACTTCCAGCTGTTATTCTCTTGTATTGAAAAGCTGTTGGCATTCTTGAATGTAAAAAATATCGTTCTCCCAGCTGCCGAAGAAGCTGAATCAATCTGGACAGATAAATTCGGTTTCAAGAAGTTAAGACCCGACCAG CTCAGTGAATATAGAAAATCATGCTGCCAGATGGTTATTTTCCAAGGAACTTCAATGCTACAGAAAGAAGTTCCAACCGATCAACTCGTTAGCAGCATCGAGCGCACGGAATTATACAAACATATGAACCAAGGAAGATCTTATTTTCTAGA GTGA
- the LOC107905330 gene encoding uncharacterized protein isoform X2, with protein MKRELDYGLDGSLGQTREAVTQSQTQASSSSSYKRVNNTQVNGYIVYTRVKKSRINCRISENSDSEKLEVFNKPINGVKVSLIDEDQENKTLADTSGVNNNLNEGRSRNGNVAGDKVVVENVIDESLVVRDIVKGGPLIEALVEESHTIGENAIVGNLVVEAIGIDGRRVVQSSQSMDELETYLVEKRGFDSSDGDDDDLLLKTLRRPKKSFLRPKVETEESLVCEEQNVENVLVSTFGGEEAAEESGLTTPRKNLELKMSKKISLNKCPMTVKELFDTGLLDGVPVVYMGTISSKTAGLRGIITDGGILCSCSLCKGRRVVPPSQFEIHACKQYKRAAQYICFENGKSLLEVLRACRRGPLHTLEATIQNIIRAVPEQKCFTCRRCKGSFPVIHVGQVGPLCNSCVELKKSQCITMSSLSVGTRSQEPVSMLQSFVSSPLSISPQNRSQRKKASKSSELDLTSNSPQCSSSSISSQNRRPWKTTRKLTKPGLFTKSLKSAPVHISSQDKGHWRTKKKAVKPVLMSKTFKGASSPIFSPYGSQWKKTTKDQQLHKLVFEEDGLPDGTEVAYYARGQRLLEGYKKGFGIICRCCNCEVSPSQFEAHAGWASRRKPYAHIYTSNGVSLHELAISLSKGRLYSAKDNDVACIICADGGNLLLCDGCPRAFHKECASLPTIPHGRWYCKYCQNMFMREKCAEHNANAAAAGRILGVDAIEQITSRCIRIVKNIEAELSGCALCRACDFSKSGFGPRTVILCDQCEKEYHIGCLKTHKMADLREIPKGKWFCCSDCGRIHSTLQKLLIHGAERLPDSLLDVLKKKYVEKGLDADINIDVRWRLLSGKFASPETRLLLSQAVGIFHECFNPIVDAATGRDLIPCMVYGRNLKGQEYGGMYCAVLTINSFVVSAGIIRVFGQEIAEIPLVATSIANHGKGYFQLLFSCIEKLLAFLNVKNIVLPAAEEAESIWTDKFGFKKLRPDQLSEYRKSCCQMVIFQGTSMLQKEVPTDQLVSSIERTELYKHMNQGRSYFLE; from the exons ATGAAGCGAGAGTTGGATTACGGATTGGATGGCTCACTCGGTCAAACTCGGGAGGCAGTGACTCAGTCTCAAACTCAGGCGAGTTCTAGTAGTAGTTATAAAAGAGTTAATAATACTCAAGTGAATGGTTACATTGTATACACTCGAGTTAAAAAGTCGAGAATTAATTGCCGTATTTCTGAGAATTCAGATAGCGAAAAGCTCGAGGTCTTTAATAAACCGATAAATGGTGTTAAAGTGTCTTTAATTGACGAGGATCAGGAGAATAAAACATTGGCTGACACAAGTGGTGTAAACAATAATTTGAATGAAGGTAGATCGAGAAATGGAAATGTAGCAGGGGATAAGGTGGTAGTAGAAAATGTGATTGATGAGAGCTTAGTTGTTCGAGATATTGTCAAAGGGGGTCCACTTATAGAGGCTTTGGTTGAAGAAAGCCATACTATTGGAGAAAATGCCATCGTAGGGAACCTGGTAGTTGAGGCAATTGGAATAGATGGTAGGCGTGTTGTTCAATCTAGTCAGTCTATGGATGAGCTCGAGACTTATTTGGTAGAGAAAAGAGGTTTTGACAGTAGTGACGGTGATGATGATGATTTACTCTTGAAGACCCTGAGGCGGCCCAAGAAATCGTTTTTGAGACCAAAGGTTGAAACAGAAGAAAGTTTGGTGTGCGAAGAGCAGAATGTTGAAAATGTGTTAGTTTCAACTTTTGGTGGAGAAGAAGCAGCTGAAGAAAGTGGATTGACGACTCCTAGGAAGAATTTGGagttgaaaatgtcaaaaaagatCTCACTTAATAAGTGCCCAATGACTGTTAAAGAGCTCTTTGACACTGGTTTACTTGATGGGGTTCCAGTAGTTTACATGGGTACAATTAGTAGTAAG ACAGCTGGTCTTCGGGGCATCATTACCGATGGAGGAATTTTGTGTTCATGTTCCTTGTGTAAAGGGCGCAGA GTTGTTCCACCTTCCCAATTTGAGATTCATGCTTGTAAACAATACAAACGAGCAGCTCAATATATCTGCTTTGAAAATGGGAAGAGCTTGCTTGAGGTATTGCGGGCATGCAGGAGAGGACCTCTGCATACATTAGAAGcaacaattcaaaatatcattagAGCTGTACCTGAGCAAAAATGTTTCACTTGTAGAAGATGCAAAG GATCATTTCCTGTAATACATGTTGGCCAAGTAGGACCGCTTTGCAATTCATGTGTGGAGTTGAAGAAATCTCAGTGCATTACAATGAGTTCACTCAGTGTTGGAACCAG ATCACAAGAACCTGTTTCAATGTTGCAGTCCTTTGTAAGTTCACCATTGAGTATCTCTCCACAAAATAGAAGTCAAAGGAAGAAAGCAAGCAA GTCATCGGAGCTAGATTTGACATCAAATTCACCTCAGTGTTCTTCATCATCTATTTCTTCACAAAATAGACGTCCATGGAAGACAACAAGAAA GTTAACAAAGCCAGGGTTATTCACAAAGTCCCTGAAGAGTGCTCCAGTGCATATTTCCTCACAAGATAAGGGCCATTGGAGAACAAAAAAGAA GGCGGTGAAACCAGTTTTGATGTCAAAGACATTCAAAGGTGCCTCATCACCAATTTTTTCTCCCTATGGAAGTCAATGGAAGAAGACGACAAA GGATCAGCAATTGCATAAGTTGGTATTCGAGGAAGATGGACTGCCTGATGGGACTGAAGTTGCATACTATGCCCGTGGACAG AGATTGCTTGAGGGTTACAAAAAGGGCTTTGGGATAATTTGTCGTTGTTGCAATTGTGAG GTTAGCCCCTCACAGTTTGAAGCTCATGCTGGTTGGGCTTCTCGTCGGAAACC CTATGCACACATCTACACGTCTAATGGGGTGTCTCTGCATGAACTGGCAATATCTCTCTCAAAAGGACGCCTTTATTCTGCAAAGGATAATGACGTTGCATGCATCATTTGTGCTGATGGTGGAAATCTTTTGCTTTGCGATGGATGCCCAAGGGCGTTTCATAAAG AATGCGCTTCTCTGCCAACAATTCCTCATGGTCGCTGGTACTGCAAATATTGCCAGAACATGTTTATGAGAGAAAAATGTGCAGAGCATAATGCTAATGCTGCTGCTGCTGGAAGAATTTTAGGAGTTGATGCTATAGAACAAATAACCAGCAGATGCATTCGAATTGTGAAAAACATTGAGGCAGAACTTAGTGGATGCGCATTATGCAG gGCATGTGATTTTAGCAAATCAGGATTTGGTCCTCGGACAGTTATACTTTGTGATCAG TGTGAGAAAGAATATCATATTGGCTGTTTGAAGACTCATAAAATGGCTGATCTAAGG GAAATACCGAAAGGGAAGTGGTTTTGCTGCTCAGATTGCGGTAGGATCCATTCTACACTACAGAAGTTGCTCATTCATGGAGCTGAAAGGCTCCCTGACTCCCTTTTGGATGTAttaaagaagaaatatgtggAAAAAGGTTTAGATGCTGATATCAATATTGATGTGAGATGGAGGCTTCTTAGCGGCAAATTCGCTTCTCCTGAAACTAGATTGTTGCTTTCTCAAGCAGTTGGTATCTTCCAT GAATGTTTCAACCCCATAGTTGATGCAGcaactgggagggaccttatccCGTGCATGGTTTATGG AAGGAACTTAAAAGGCCAAGAATATGGAGGAATGTATTGTGCTGTATTGACAATTAA CTCATTCGTTGTATCAGCTGGAATAATTCGAGTTTTTGGGCAAGAAATTGCTGAAATTCCTTTAGTTGCTACAAGCATTGCTAACCATGGAAAG GGATACTTCCAGCTGTTATTCTCTTGTATTGAAAAGCTGTTGGCATTCTTGAATGTAAAAAATATCGTTCTCCCAGCTGCCGAAGAAGCTGAATCAATCTGGACAGATAAATTCGGTTTCAAGAAGTTAAGACCCGACCAG CTCAGTGAATATAGAAAATCATGCTGCCAGATGGTTATTTTCCAAGGAACTTCAATGCTACAGAAAGAAGTTCCAACCGATCAACTCGTTAGCAGCATCGAGCGCACGGAATTATACAAACATATGAACCAAGGAAGATCTTATTTTCTAGAGTGA
- the LOC107905330 gene encoding uncharacterized protein isoform X3 — MKRELDYGLDGSLGQTREAVTQSQTQASSSSSYKRVNNTQVNGYIVYTRVKKSRINCRISENSDSEKLEVFNKPINGVKVSLIDEDQENKTLADTSGVNNNLNEGRSRNGNVAGDKVVVENVIDESLVVRDIVKGGPLIEALVEESHTIGENAIVGNLVVEAIGIDGRRVVQSSQSMDELETYLVEKRGFDSSDGDDDDLLLKTLRRPKKSFLRPKVETEESLVCEEQNVENVLVSTFGGEEAAEESGLTTPRKNLELKMSKKISLNKCPMTVKELFDTGLLDGVPVVYMGTISSKTAGLRGIITDGGILCSCSLCKGRRVVPPSQFEIHACKQYKRAAQYICFENGKSLLEVLRACRRGPLHTLEATIQNIIRAVPEQKCFTCRRCKGSFPVIHVGQVGPLCNSCVELKKSQCITMSSLSVGTRSQEPVSMLQSFVSSPLSISPQNRSQRKKASKSSELDLTSNSPQCSSSSISSQNRRPWKTTRKLTKPGLFTKSLKSAPVHISSQDKGHWRTKKKAVKPVLMSKTFKGASSPIFSPYGSQWKKTTKDQQLHKLVFEEDGLPDGTEVAYYARGQVSPSQFEAHAGWASRRKPYAHIYTSNGVSLHELAISLSKGRLYSAKDNDVACIICADGGNLLLCDGCPRAFHKECASLPTIPHGRWYCKYCQNMFMREKCAEHNANAAAAGRILGVDAIEQITSRCIRIVKNIEAELSGCALCRACDFSKSGFGPRTVILCDQCEKEYHIGCLKTHKMADLREIPKGKWFCCSDCGRIHSTLQKLLIHGAERLPDSLLDVLKKKYVEKGLDADINIDVRWRLLSGKFASPETRLLLSQAVGIFHECFNPIVDAATGRDLIPCMVYGRNLKGQEYGGMYCAVLTINSFVVSAGIIRVFGQEIAEIPLVATSIANHGKGYFQLLFSCIEKLLAFLNVKNIVLPAAEEAESIWTDKFGFKKLRPDQLSEYRKSCCQMVIFQGTSMLQKEVPTDQLVSSIERTELYKHMNQGRSYFLE; from the exons ATGAAGCGAGAGTTGGATTACGGATTGGATGGCTCACTCGGTCAAACTCGGGAGGCAGTGACTCAGTCTCAAACTCAGGCGAGTTCTAGTAGTAGTTATAAAAGAGTTAATAATACTCAAGTGAATGGTTACATTGTATACACTCGAGTTAAAAAGTCGAGAATTAATTGCCGTATTTCTGAGAATTCAGATAGCGAAAAGCTCGAGGTCTTTAATAAACCGATAAATGGTGTTAAAGTGTCTTTAATTGACGAGGATCAGGAGAATAAAACATTGGCTGACACAAGTGGTGTAAACAATAATTTGAATGAAGGTAGATCGAGAAATGGAAATGTAGCAGGGGATAAGGTGGTAGTAGAAAATGTGATTGATGAGAGCTTAGTTGTTCGAGATATTGTCAAAGGGGGTCCACTTATAGAGGCTTTGGTTGAAGAAAGCCATACTATTGGAGAAAATGCCATCGTAGGGAACCTGGTAGTTGAGGCAATTGGAATAGATGGTAGGCGTGTTGTTCAATCTAGTCAGTCTATGGATGAGCTCGAGACTTATTTGGTAGAGAAAAGAGGTTTTGACAGTAGTGACGGTGATGATGATGATTTACTCTTGAAGACCCTGAGGCGGCCCAAGAAATCGTTTTTGAGACCAAAGGTTGAAACAGAAGAAAGTTTGGTGTGCGAAGAGCAGAATGTTGAAAATGTGTTAGTTTCAACTTTTGGTGGAGAAGAAGCAGCTGAAGAAAGTGGATTGACGACTCCTAGGAAGAATTTGGagttgaaaatgtcaaaaaagatCTCACTTAATAAGTGCCCAATGACTGTTAAAGAGCTCTTTGACACTGGTTTACTTGATGGGGTTCCAGTAGTTTACATGGGTACAATTAGTAGTAAG ACAGCTGGTCTTCGGGGCATCATTACCGATGGAGGAATTTTGTGTTCATGTTCCTTGTGTAAAGGGCGCAGA GTTGTTCCACCTTCCCAATTTGAGATTCATGCTTGTAAACAATACAAACGAGCAGCTCAATATATCTGCTTTGAAAATGGGAAGAGCTTGCTTGAGGTATTGCGGGCATGCAGGAGAGGACCTCTGCATACATTAGAAGcaacaattcaaaatatcattagAGCTGTACCTGAGCAAAAATGTTTCACTTGTAGAAGATGCAAAG GATCATTTCCTGTAATACATGTTGGCCAAGTAGGACCGCTTTGCAATTCATGTGTGGAGTTGAAGAAATCTCAGTGCATTACAATGAGTTCACTCAGTGTTGGAACCAG ATCACAAGAACCTGTTTCAATGTTGCAGTCCTTTGTAAGTTCACCATTGAGTATCTCTCCACAAAATAGAAGTCAAAGGAAGAAAGCAAGCAA GTCATCGGAGCTAGATTTGACATCAAATTCACCTCAGTGTTCTTCATCATCTATTTCTTCACAAAATAGACGTCCATGGAAGACAACAAGAAA GTTAACAAAGCCAGGGTTATTCACAAAGTCCCTGAAGAGTGCTCCAGTGCATATTTCCTCACAAGATAAGGGCCATTGGAGAACAAAAAAGAA GGCGGTGAAACCAGTTTTGATGTCAAAGACATTCAAAGGTGCCTCATCACCAATTTTTTCTCCCTATGGAAGTCAATGGAAGAAGACGACAAA GGATCAGCAATTGCATAAGTTGGTATTCGAGGAAGATGGACTGCCTGATGGGACTGAAGTTGCATACTATGCCCGTGGACAG GTTAGCCCCTCACAGTTTGAAGCTCATGCTGGTTGGGCTTCTCGTCGGAAACC CTATGCACACATCTACACGTCTAATGGGGTGTCTCTGCATGAACTGGCAATATCTCTCTCAAAAGGACGCCTTTATTCTGCAAAGGATAATGACGTTGCATGCATCATTTGTGCTGATGGTGGAAATCTTTTGCTTTGCGATGGATGCCCAAGGGCGTTTCATAAAG AATGCGCTTCTCTGCCAACAATTCCTCATGGTCGCTGGTACTGCAAATATTGCCAGAACATGTTTATGAGAGAAAAATGTGCAGAGCATAATGCTAATGCTGCTGCTGCTGGAAGAATTTTAGGAGTTGATGCTATAGAACAAATAACCAGCAGATGCATTCGAATTGTGAAAAACATTGAGGCAGAACTTAGTGGATGCGCATTATGCAG gGCATGTGATTTTAGCAAATCAGGATTTGGTCCTCGGACAGTTATACTTTGTGATCAG TGTGAGAAAGAATATCATATTGGCTGTTTGAAGACTCATAAAATGGCTGATCTAAGG GAAATACCGAAAGGGAAGTGGTTTTGCTGCTCAGATTGCGGTAGGATCCATTCTACACTACAGAAGTTGCTCATTCATGGAGCTGAAAGGCTCCCTGACTCCCTTTTGGATGTAttaaagaagaaatatgtggAAAAAGGTTTAGATGCTGATATCAATATTGATGTGAGATGGAGGCTTCTTAGCGGCAAATTCGCTTCTCCTGAAACTAGATTGTTGCTTTCTCAAGCAGTTGGTATCTTCCAT GAATGTTTCAACCCCATAGTTGATGCAGcaactgggagggaccttatccCGTGCATGGTTTATGG AAGGAACTTAAAAGGCCAAGAATATGGAGGAATGTATTGTGCTGTATTGACAATTAA CTCATTCGTTGTATCAGCTGGAATAATTCGAGTTTTTGGGCAAGAAATTGCTGAAATTCCTTTAGTTGCTACAAGCATTGCTAACCATGGAAAG GGATACTTCCAGCTGTTATTCTCTTGTATTGAAAAGCTGTTGGCATTCTTGAATGTAAAAAATATCGTTCTCCCAGCTGCCGAAGAAGCTGAATCAATCTGGACAGATAAATTCGGTTTCAAGAAGTTAAGACCCGACCAG CTCAGTGAATATAGAAAATCATGCTGCCAGATGGTTATTTTCCAAGGAACTTCAATGCTACAGAAAGAAGTTCCAACCGATCAACTCGTTAGCAGCATCGAGCGCACGGAATTATACAAACATATGAACCAAGGAAGATCTTATTTTCTAGAGTGA